A window of Cellulosimicrobium protaetiae genomic DNA:
CATCCCGTGCGCTTCCCCCTGGAGCGGCGGGGCTGGCCGCGCTGGGCCGCGACGACGGCGGTCGTGGCGGTCGCCTACCTCATCCTCGCGGCGCTGGTCGCGATGCTCGTGTTCGCGGGGTTCCGGTTCGCCGACCTCGTGCGCGAGTACCTGCCCGCGCTCGTCCGGTCCGTCGAGGACGTCGTCGACCAGCTCGCCGCCGTGGGCATCGACACCGACGTCGCGGAGGCGGCGACGTCCTGGCTGGAGCCCGCCCGGGTGCTGAGCCTCGCCGGGAACGTGTCGGGCATGGCGCTCGGCATCGCGACCGCCTTCTTCTTCGTGCTCGCCTACGCGATCTTCATGGCCGCCGACGCGGCGCGGTACTCGACCGCGTCCACGGTCTTCGGCGCCGAGCGCGCCGCGACGATCGACCGCGCGACCCGGTTCAGCGGCGGCGTGCGGCGCTACTTCGTCGTCAACGCGTCCTTCGGCGCGGTCGTGGCGGTCGTCGACGGCGTGGCGCTCTTCCTGCTCGGCGTCCCTGCCCCGACCGTGTGGGCGATCCTCGCGTTCGTCACCAACTTCGTCCCGAACATCGGGTTCGTGCTCGGCCTCGTGCCGCCGGCCATCATGGCCTTCGTCGTCGGGGGCTGGCAGCTCGCCCTGGCGGTCGTCGCGGTCTACTGCGTCGTCAACGTCGTGCTGCAGGTGCTCGTCCAGCCGAAGTTCGTCGCCGACGCGGTGAACCTCAGCCTCACCCTCAGCTTCGTCTCGGTCGTGTTCTGGACGTTCGTCATCGGGCCG
This region includes:
- a CDS encoding AI-2E family transporter, producing MTTTTPGARALPPATRTLLALAAGVVVLAGVHTAREVLAPILLAAVIVIICHPVRFPLERRGWPRWAATTAVVAVAYLILAALVAMLVFAGFRFADLVREYLPALVRSVEDVVDQLAAVGIDTDVAEAATSWLEPARVLSLAGNVSGMALGIATAFFFVLAYAIFMAADAARYSTASTVFGAERAATIDRATRFSGGVRRYFVVNASFGAVVAVVDGVALFLLGVPAPTVWAILAFVTNFVPNIGFVLGLVPPAIMAFVVGGWQLALAVVAVYCVVNVVLQVLVQPKFVADAVNLSLTLSFVSVVFWTFVIGPLGAILAIPLTLLVRALVLEPDPGSGWLRWLSGDDVPRDDGPARTATDTPDDAAAAHAAAPPREPVPDAEPERDPQVQPEGSSADDAPAPGTA